The DNA region GCGACCTCGACGCGCTCCTCCGGCCGAAGGCCTTCTACGGCCCGCTTGTCCACGAGCACTGCCCGCGTCGCGCCTATTTCGACGAGGGCAAGTTCGCCAAGAAGCTGAGCGACCCCGGCTGCCTGCTGGAGTTGGGCTGCAAGGGCCCCGTCACCCACGCCGACTGCTCGTTGCGGCTGTGGAACGGCGGCGTCAACTGGTGCATCGGCGTTGGGTCGCCCTGCCACGGCTGCGTGGAGCCCGGCTTCCCCGATGTCCTGGCGCCCCTCTACGAAAAGCTTGATGAGGCGACCCTTGCCAACATCGGCGCCTCGCCAGAGAAGGGTGGTTGAGAAGTGGGCAAGATAGTCATCGACCCGATTACCCGCATCGAGGGGCACCTCAAAATCGAAGTGATCGTCGACGACGGCGAGGTGAAGGAGGCCAGAAGCTCCGGCACCCTGTTCCGCGGCCTCGAGCTGATACTCAAAGGAAGAGACCCGCGCGACGCCCAGCGCATCACCCAACGCATCTGCGGAGTCTGCCCCACCGGGCACGCCATGGCATCGACGCTCAACCTGGACAGCGCCTTTGGCGTCGACGGCAAGATTCCGGAGAACGGGCGCATCATCCGCAACCTCATCCTCGGGAGCAATTACCTCCAGTCGCACATTCTTCACTTCTACCATCTGGCCGCGCTCGACTACGTTGACGTGACCGCCGTGGCCGGCTACGAAGGGTCGGACCCCGGGCTCAACTCCGTCAAGCGGTTCATAGAGCGAGGCGAGCTGGGGCCGTTCGTCCCCCGCTACGAGGGCGACTATCGGCTGTCTCCGGAAACGAACCGCCAGGCGGTGGCGCACTATCTCCAGGCGCTCGACATCCGCCGCAAGGCGCACGAGATGCTCGCTCTCTTCGGCGGCAAGATGCCGCACAACGTAGGGATCGTCCCCGGCGGCGTAACGGAAGTGCCGACCGTGGACAAGATCGCCGCATTCCTCTGGCGTCTGAACGAGATACGCAGCTTCATCGACACCGTCTACATTCCAGACGTTATCGCCGTCGCCACGGCCTACGCCGACCACTTCCAAATCGGGCGCGGCTGCGGCAGATTCCTGAGCTATGGCGTGTTCGACCTCGACGGCAGCGAGACCAACCTGGTCAAGCGCAAGCGGCTGCTCCCGAGCGGCACCGTGGCCGCCGACGACCTGCAACCGAAAGACCTGGAACCGGCCAAGATACATGAAGAGGTGCGCCACTCCTGGTACGCCGATTCCTCCAGCGGGCGCCATCCCTCCCAGGGCGAAACGTCGCCGCAACTGGG from Dehalococcoidia bacterium includes:
- a CDS encoding nickel-dependent hydrogenase large subunit; the encoded protein is MGKIVIDPITRIEGHLKIEVIVDDGEVKEARSSGTLFRGLELILKGRDPRDAQRITQRICGVCPTGHAMASTLNLDSAFGVDGKIPENGRIIRNLILGSNYLQSHILHFYHLAALDYVDVTAVAGYEGSDPGLNSVKRFIERGELGPFVPRYEGDYRLSPETNRQAVAHYLQALDIRRKAHEMLALFGGKMPHNVGIVPGGVTEVPTVDKIAAFLWRLNEIRSFIDTVYIPDVIAVATAYADHFQIGRGCGRFLSYGVFDLDGSETNLVKRKRLLPSGTVAADDLQPKDLEPAKIHEEVRHSWYADSSSGRHPSQGETSPQLGKDGAYSWLKSPRYDGQVHEVGPLARMLVAYVRGNETAKSLVDGALSALEAPVTALFSALGRHAARALETKLVADAMAGWVLQLKPGEPVYAEYELPDEAEGMGLTEAARGALGHWISIKDGRIANYQCVVPTTWNASPRDDRDQPGPIEQALQGTKVKDESNPFEVVRVVRSFDPCLACAVHLITPKGRSLGEFRVS